One Psychrobacillus glaciei genomic region harbors:
- the nikB gene encoding nickel ABC transporter permease yields MIALIVRRGIQLIFLLLGISFLVFSSMYIAPGDPATMVGGPTASATDLEAIRDNLGLNDPFLVQYGRYLKNAVQGDFGYSYQSKQSVSEAISIRFPNTLKLAVASMVVAIIIGIIAGLISALKHNSWLDVTSTTFALAGISIPNFWLGALLILVFSVNLQWLPVGGLSAPFYTTEGFKQMILPAITLGTSSAAMIARMTRSSILEVVKADYVRTARAKGVRERKVIWVHTLKNAMIPVVTVIGVNFGALLGGTIITEKVFAINGVGRLMVDAIAMRDFPMVQASVLLVATLFVVVNLVVDIVYTFIDPRITYE; encoded by the coding sequence ATGATTGCTTTAATTGTACGTAGAGGGATACAATTAATATTTTTATTGTTGGGTATCTCATTTTTAGTATTTTCATCCATGTACATTGCTCCGGGTGATCCAGCAACTATGGTAGGAGGACCAACAGCTTCGGCAACAGATTTAGAAGCAATCCGAGACAACTTAGGTTTGAATGATCCGTTCCTTGTACAATATGGTCGATATTTAAAAAATGCGGTACAAGGTGACTTCGGCTATTCTTATCAATCGAAACAATCAGTATCAGAAGCGATTTCCATACGTTTCCCTAATACTCTAAAACTCGCGGTAGCTAGTATGGTAGTAGCCATCATAATTGGGATTATCGCTGGTTTAATATCAGCTTTAAAACATAATTCTTGGCTAGATGTAACTTCTACAACTTTTGCTTTAGCTGGAATATCAATTCCAAATTTTTGGTTAGGTGCTTTACTAATATTAGTATTTTCGGTTAATTTACAGTGGCTTCCTGTAGGAGGGCTCTCAGCACCTTTTTATACAACAGAAGGATTTAAACAGATGATTCTTCCTGCAATTACTTTAGGGACAAGCTCAGCAGCTATGATTGCAAGGATGACGAGGTCTTCTATTCTTGAAGTTGTAAAAGCTGATTATGTAAGAACTGCTCGCGCTAAAGGAGTTAGGGAGCGAAAAGTTATCTGGGTACATACTTTAAAAAATGCAATGATACCAGTAGTAACTGTGATAGGTGTCAATTTTGGTGCTTTGCTGGGTGGAACAATCATTACTGAAAAAGTTTTCGCTATTAATGGCGTTGGAAGACTTATGGTAGATGCAATAGCAATGAGAGATTTCCCGATGGTACAGGCTTCCGTATTATTAGTAGCTACGTTGTTCGTTGTCGTTAACTTAGTTGTAGATATTGTATATACGTTTATTGATCCAAGAATTACTTATGAATAA
- a CDS encoding Lrp/AsnC family transcriptional regulator — protein sequence MNLDAVDKRILELLTENGRLSYVDIGKELNLSRVAVRERVHQLQNEGVIERFTVVINSEKVGKNVSGFFEVDCEPSSLVEVAQNLADNPSVASCYQMTGPSTLHMHVLVDDFLSLEKFINKELYALEGITRVESHILLRRFKSRSGLKL from the coding sequence ATGAATTTGGATGCTGTTGACAAGCGTATATTAGAATTGTTAACGGAAAATGGTCGTTTGTCTTACGTTGATATTGGTAAAGAACTTAACTTATCAAGAGTTGCTGTTCGAGAACGAGTACACCAACTACAAAATGAAGGCGTGATTGAAAGATTTACCGTTGTTATCAATTCGGAAAAAGTAGGTAAAAATGTCTCGGGTTTCTTTGAAGTGGATTGCGAGCCATCCTCTCTCGTAGAGGTTGCCCAAAATCTGGCAGATAATCCAAGTGTAGCTAGTTGTTATCAGATGACGGGGCCATCAACCTTACATATGCATGTATTAGTAGATGATTTTTTAAGTCTAGAAAAGTTTATTAATAAAGAGTTATATGCATTAGAGGGTATCACACGAGTTGAAAGTCATATTTTACTTAGAAGGTTTAAAAGTCGTAGTGGTTTAAAATTATAA
- a CDS encoding type 1 glutamine amidotransferase domain-containing protein, whose product MAKVATLITNMFEDVEYTSPAQALKDAGHEVFTIEKEAGKEITGKQGEAKVKIDYNIEEIKPEDFDALFIPGGFSPDILRADDRFVEFAKAFMDAKKPVFAICHGPQLLITAKTLNGRDATGYKSIKVDLENAGATYHDEEVFVCGNQLVTSRTPDDLPAFNGEIVKLLEK is encoded by the coding sequence ATGGCTAAAGTAGCAACATTAATCACAAATATGTTTGAGGACGTAGAATACACAAGTCCCGCACAAGCATTAAAAGATGCAGGACATGAGGTATTTACAATTGAAAAAGAAGCAGGAAAAGAAATTACAGGAAAACAGGGCGAAGCAAAAGTAAAAATAGACTATAATATTGAGGAGATAAAGCCAGAAGACTTTGATGCGTTATTCATCCCTGGTGGATTTTCACCGGACATTTTACGTGCGGACGATCGCTTTGTTGAATTTGCAAAAGCATTTATGGATGCGAAAAAGCCCGTCTTCGCAATTTGTCACGGACCACAGCTTCTCATTACAGCGAAAACGTTGAATGGACGAGATGCTACAGGTTATAAGTCGATAAAAGTCGATTTAGAAAATGCAGGAGCCACATATCACGATGAAGAAGTATTCGTTTGTGGAAATCAACTTGTAACAAGTCGTACACCAGATGATTTGCCAGCGTTTAATGGAGAAATCGTGAAATTGTTAGAGAAATGA
- a CDS encoding quinone oxidoreductase family protein — MKALIFETFGGPEVLQYKDIAKPIIQENEVLVRTKAIGLNFADIYRRKGNYHLAGNPPFILGYEGSGIIEQIGEGIKNLKVGDRIAFADVPFANAELVAVPMEKAIPLPDMISFEIAASVLLQGLTAQYLTRDSYKVKAGDTILIHAAAGGVGQNLIQIGKLLGAKVIGLTSSLEKSEVAYSIGADHVFLYKDNWTNEVNEVTNGVGVDVVYESVGSTLADSFKVTRIGGTVVFFGMSGGDPALVDPRMLMDTSKTLTGGDLWNVLTSLEERKQRSKELFDWILEGKIILKEPTIFSLQDGAEAHRLLESRKSVGKMLLIP, encoded by the coding sequence GTGAAAGCACTTATTTTTGAAACGTTTGGTGGACCAGAAGTACTTCAATATAAAGATATTGCTAAACCAATCATCCAGGAAAATGAGGTATTGGTTAGGACGAAGGCCATTGGATTAAATTTTGCTGATATTTACAGAAGAAAAGGGAACTATCATTTAGCCGGTAATCCTCCATTTATTTTAGGATATGAGGGCTCAGGGATAATAGAACAAATAGGAGAAGGTATAAAAAATTTAAAAGTCGGAGATCGTATTGCGTTTGCGGATGTTCCGTTTGCGAATGCTGAATTAGTCGCAGTCCCGATGGAAAAGGCAATTCCTTTACCAGATATGATTTCATTTGAAATAGCGGCATCTGTTTTATTGCAAGGGTTAACAGCGCAATATTTAACTAGAGACAGTTACAAAGTGAAAGCTGGAGATACGATTCTAATTCATGCAGCTGCTGGCGGAGTTGGACAAAATCTTATTCAAATTGGGAAACTACTTGGAGCGAAAGTGATTGGACTTACATCGTCATTGGAAAAGTCTGAAGTGGCTTATTCAATTGGAGCAGATCATGTTTTTTTATACAAAGATAATTGGACTAATGAAGTAAACGAAGTAACTAACGGTGTTGGAGTAGATGTTGTTTATGAGTCTGTAGGTTCTACATTAGCAGACAGTTTTAAAGTGACAAGAATAGGTGGTACCGTAGTGTTTTTTGGAATGTCAGGCGGGGATCCGGCACTAGTTGATCCACGCATGCTAATGGACACATCTAAAACTTTAACAGGTGGTGACCTTTGGAATGTACTAACCTCTTTAGAGGAAAGAAAACAGCGATCCAAGGAATTATTTGATTGGATTTTAGAAGGCAAAATAATATTGAAGGAACCTACTATCTTTTCATTGCAAGATGGTGCGGAAGCTCACAGGTTACTGGAAAGTCGAAAAAGCGTTGGAAAAATGCTATTAATTCCTTAA
- the glmM gene encoding phosphoglucosamine mutase — protein sequence MGKYFGTDGVRGVANSELTPELAFKLGRVGGYILTKGAENRAKVLIGRDTRVSGHMLEGALVAGLLSVGVEVMRLGVISTPGVAYLTRVMSADAGVMISASHNPVADNGIKFFGSDGFKLSDEQEEEIELLIDAEVDELPRPTGAGVGSVSDYFEGGQKYIQYLKQTLDEEFIGIHVALDCANGATSSLATHVFADLDADLSTMGASPNGLNINDGVGSTHPEELAKFVLDKGAHVGLAFDGDGDRLIAVDEKGNIVDGDQIMYICAKYLNAQGRLNNSTVVSTVMSNMGFYKALETHEMTSVKTAVGDRYVVEEMKKNGYNLGGEQSGHIVFLDYNTTGDGLLTGLQLVNIMKITGKKLSDLASEMTIYPQKLINVRVTDKHAVTQNEKVAAIISEVETEMAGNGRVLVRPSGTEPLVRVMVEAATEEACENYVNRIVEVVIAEMGLAE from the coding sequence ATGGGAAAATACTTTGGAACAGATGGTGTAAGAGGAGTAGCAAACTCAGAATTGACACCGGAGCTCGCTTTTAAGTTAGGTCGAGTAGGCGGATACATTTTAACGAAGGGTGCAGAGAATCGCGCAAAAGTTTTAATAGGTCGTGATACTCGAGTATCTGGTCATATGTTAGAAGGAGCGCTCGTTGCAGGACTTCTTTCCGTAGGAGTAGAAGTAATGCGCCTAGGAGTAATTAGTACGCCAGGTGTTGCTTATTTAACAAGAGTAATGAGTGCAGATGCTGGTGTAATGATATCAGCTTCTCATAATCCCGTGGCAGATAACGGTATCAAATTCTTTGGTTCCGATGGATTTAAACTTTCGGATGAACAAGAAGAAGAAATTGAACTTTTAATAGATGCAGAGGTTGATGAGCTTCCACGTCCAACGGGGGCAGGTGTAGGGTCTGTATCCGATTATTTTGAAGGCGGACAAAAGTATATTCAATACTTGAAACAAACATTAGATGAAGAATTCATAGGTATTCATGTTGCTTTAGATTGCGCGAATGGTGCTACATCTTCCTTAGCAACACATGTTTTTGCTGATTTAGATGCTGATTTATCTACAATGGGAGCATCTCCTAATGGTTTGAATATTAATGATGGAGTTGGTTCTACCCATCCAGAAGAGTTAGCAAAATTTGTTTTAGATAAAGGTGCCCATGTAGGACTTGCTTTTGATGGCGACGGCGACCGTCTAATTGCTGTAGATGAAAAAGGTAATATCGTAGATGGTGATCAAATTATGTATATTTGTGCCAAATATTTAAACGCTCAAGGCCGATTAAATAATAGTACGGTAGTATCTACAGTAATGAGCAATATGGGTTTCTATAAAGCATTAGAGACACATGAAATGACAAGTGTAAAAACAGCAGTAGGAGATCGTTATGTAGTTGAAGAAATGAAAAAGAATGGATACAATCTAGGTGGAGAACAATCAGGCCATATCGTATTCTTAGACTACAATACAACTGGAGACGGATTACTGACTGGTTTACAGCTCGTGAATATTATGAAAATAACAGGTAAAAAACTTTCGGATTTAGCTTCCGAAATGACCATCTACCCTCAAAAACTAATAAATGTGCGTGTAACGGATAAGCATGCAGTAACACAAAATGAAAAAGTAGCTGCAATTATAAGTGAAGTGGAAACAGAAATGGCAGGCAACGGTCGTGTTCTTGTAAGACCATCTGGAACAGAGCCGCTTGTACGTGTCATGGTAGAAGCAGCAACCGAAGAAGCTTGTGAAAACTATGTAAACCGAATTGTCGAAGTGGTAATAGCGGAGATGGGTTTAGCTGAATAA